atctatgcttaaaaaaaatctagctacatataatagaaagttatttaatatgggatggacgGAGTAGTATGTACACGTATGTAAGTACGGGCGTGCGTGAGGCGCGCTTATGAGAGGCAGAGGCCTCGTAAGTGTGCACACCAGCTTGATTTGCGTGAATAAACGTTTTCTAATTATTGCGTGAATTGTGGTTGCAAAAATATtattgcttgatttttttataactGCTGATCGTATATGCATGATTCCTACATGGAAACGATCTATCTCCGACCGGTGCGTGCATATGGATAATGGATCCCAGCATCGATCAGTGGTGATCCATTATTGCCACGTTCGTCGGTTTTCTGCAATATAATTGCCATAAATGGTCCGGCCGGTCTGTCTTAATTTAGCAGGAATCGTCAGAACGTGGCATGCACAATGGTATGTAAGACTGTCTATCTTAGAGCATGTATAATGGAATGATGTCAGCCGTTTCTTACAatgccacataggataaaatctgacgtgaATAAGAGATGAATGAATAAAAATCataagagcatgtacaatggtttcTGAGGAAAAGGgaatgtacaatggttgataaaaCTGTCTTTTATTTAGAAAGACAACCAAATATGTTATACAATGAGTTATCTCTTAGTTTTGTATTTTAGAATTAATTAACTAAATGAATtataagaaaaggtgaaatctaggAAAATGAGAAATTTGCCATAATTTagtgttactccctccggcacatattaagtgactaaaatttgtctaaatatggacgtatgtAATATtccggcacttaatatgagacgaagggagtatattttattATGAACCAattgtttcatttttattcCCATCTAGCCTTCTTGCCTATAGTGTGTGgctaaagttttttttttgcgggcaCGTGTGACTAAGGATTTTCACACTTGTTATGTCCATGGCTATAAAGGTTTTATGTCCATGGCTAAGCGTGTGGTTTCAAGTTTAAAAGAGAAAATTGCATGAAGGATCCATAAACTTGGCACCGGTACTATTCATTTTCATCCATAAACTTGCGAATTTGAAAAGCAGCCCCTTAAACATGGCACATTGgctcactttagtccaaaacgAGAATTTCGGGCCAAATTAAGCCACGTAGGCATCTGGGATCTTGCGTGGAGCCCCCCGGAAAAAACGGGGTTCGGCCGCGGTCCAGGTTAAATCACCAACCCTAACCTCAGAAATTTCcaaatccccccccccctctctctccgaAGCAAGCGCCGCCCGTGCCACTAGTGAAGGCGTCGCCGCCGTTCCAGTGGTCGCCGAAGCCGCCGACCAATGCGTCTTTCAAGTCATCGTCGGTTCTTTGTAGCACTACATGGACCGCGGGTTATAGGCCAAAAAGTTACAGAGGGTTCAACGAAAGAACAGAAAAATGGCCGCAACGTTGCGAAAAGAACCCCCTGAGCCACGACAGATGACAGCGTAGCTTAATTTGGCCCAAAATTGTcattttggactaaaatgagcCGATGCGCCAAGTTTAAGGGGCCGCTTTTCAAATTTGCGgatggatgaaactgaacatcgctGCCAAGTTTTTGGAACCCTCACGCAATTTCCTCAGTTCAAAATGACAAAAGCATATTATAACTTTCAAAATCTGGATGCCACTAATTAAAGGCAATCGTTAATTTGTGTTTGTCTTTCTCTAGTTCTTATTCTAATTGTGGATGTGCTTTGTTTGCGTTCCGTTTAAATAAACGTGATAGGCGACCTacctttgcaaaaaaaataaaaaaataaaaatagaaagCCGAGCAAAATGCTCGTGCTCGCGCAAGCTGCCATGTTTAGGGTTCTCTGTGCAAAGTCAGCAGTTCGTATGGTCGCCACACGACTTGTCTCCTCCCTCCAGCTGTCCCGTGTGAATCCCACGTCGCCCTCCGCGCAGCTCCACATCGAATCGGTGCACATGATCAATCTACCTGACTGAGCATATATTCAGTTTCCCATAAACTTGCGAATCGGTCCTACGTACACTGTTCCGCAGCTTGACTTTACCAAATTTCCTGCCCGGCTCAGTCGGGACTCACGAGGCAGCAAAATATACTTACACGTGCTACCATGGAACCAGTCCACTTCCACGTTACCGCGCGTCGGCGTCTTCAAGGAAGCCGGGCAACCTCACCGGCCCCAAGTACTATTCCTCGTCTCCATCTGCTACCGTGGCTAGCACAAGGGGGATGGGCCGATGTACGACTTGTCAAACAAACTAATCAACAGAGAAACCTCGCTGACCTCCCTATAAATACCACCGGTAAGGCCAGCCAAGTTAAGCACTCATTCATTGTTGTGCAGTTTGACGATAAGACAACTTAATCACAAGTACACCAGCtgaaagctagctagctacctcGATCGAGCGTGCGACCATGGCGAGCCGCAGCAGGCAGCTGGCTGGCCTAgcgatgctgctgctgccggccgtGCTGTGCCTGCAGATGCCGGCGCCGAGCCGCGCGCAGCTGCAGGTGGGGTTCTACAACACCACCTGCCCCAACGCCGAGGCGCTCGTCCGGCAGGCCGTCACGGCGGCCTTCGCTAACAACTCCGGCATCGCCGCCGGACTCATCCGCCTCCACTTCCATGACTGCTTCGTCAGGGTAAGCGCGCGCAGGCTAATTAATTAAAGCAGCTTCTAGCCCACATAGTTTTGCTTGTTTTAGTACTAGCATATTTACAGGTTATTTGTCCTTTAAAGTCAAACAGACACAAAAACTTTTGTCATGCAGCAAAACATTTTAATTATGAGTGTCAAATCCATACGGTTATTAAAAAGTTTCCAAGGCATAGCTTTAAATGCATGTGTTCTCGCGATTAACTTCGTCAAGTAATTTAGTTACAAATAGCTGGGTTAATCTAACTAACCAAGCCGAATCCCTCGTTAAAAAGAGTCcaataattaatatggatcttCAGCACCGATATTATACTTGTTCAAGAATACATGCTTGGCGCTtttgaaaactgaaaaggTGAACTCTTATGACCAGCTTACAGTAACAAAAATTAATCCCACAAGTAGAAATGTtacattttgaagaaaaaatcaaATATAACTACAGACACGTGAAGGTAATACACAATTAAATATTTCCACATGATAGGGGAAATATGTATTTATAGATAATTTAACTAAGAAGATAAAaacatcagttttttttttttggaaggatAACGATTTTGAATTGACCAACAAGCTTAAAACGATGGGGATTGGTGATCGACCGAGGATGTGGCCAGCCGGTGTACTCGTTACAGTAAAAAAAGCCACTATTCAACACACTCTTGTTTGGACCACCTATCAAATCAGGCTATAGCTAGCTTCCCATCACACATGACGTGTTACCTTGTTAGTTAGGCAGTTCGCTGCTTTATGTAGACTTCTCAATGAGTTAGACAAACAACAGTCAAATGTTTATAGTAGTACTTGTTTGAAGAGCAGGTATAGGCGTATAGGTGCTAACTGAAGTATAAGTACTGCTACTACATGTCTACGACATGCGACTACCGACGTGAGTATTAGTGTCGCAGCCGACGTTGTATGCAACGACTAGTCGACCATGATACACCTACCATGTTGTCATGACGTACGCAGTAAAGAAATGTCCAATTTAATTTGTCCATGTCCATCCAGCACCTTCCAGGGTAGTTGATAGGGCGGCTAatttgaagaagaaattaaTAGTTTTTGAACGACCGGGCCACATTAGGTAGCTAGGTTAATATAATAACGAGACGTACGTATGGGTCGAGCGATTAAAGGACATATATTTATGGCTATATCCAAGTTGCCTgcttaaatctaagttgacgGATTAGAGCCGTTGCATTAATATTTAGATCTcattttacttttctttttatcgTTTGTTTCGAACGTTAAATCACAAATCATATCCACGATGAGAAATCAACTTAtgtctaactaaaaattagaCAATTTAGATATAGGAAAACCGTAATCTTATCATGGTGTGCCGATCTGCATGTGTACGCGGTGAATTGAGACGCTACTTGATTTATGTACATCCAGGGCTGCGATGCCTCGGTGCTTCTGACCATCAAcccgggcggcggcacgaCGGAGAAGGACTCCCCGCCCAACAACCCGAGCCTCCGCGGCTTCGAcgtcatcgccgccgccaaggcccTGGTGGAGCAGAGCTGCCCGCGCACGgtctcctgcgccgacatCCTGGCCTTCGCGGCTCGTGACAGCGTCAACCTCACGGGCACCAACTCGTTCTACCAGGTcccctccggccgccgcgacgGGAACATCTCGACACAGGACGACGCCATAAACAACCTCCCGGGCCCCAACTCGACGGCCGACTCCCTCATCACGGGCTTCGCCAGAAAGAACCTGACCGCCGAGGACATGGTGGTGCTCTCGGGGTCCCACACGCTGGGCCGCTCCCACTGCGACGCGTTCCTGTTCAAGAACCGCGAGAGGCTGGCGAGCGGCACCGTCAGCCCGGCGTACCAGGCGCTGCTGGAGGCGCTGTGCCCGCCCACCAGTGGCCAGTTCACGCTGGTCACCACGGAGATCGACCTCAGCACGCCCGTCGTGCTGGACAACAACTACTACAGGCTGCTCCCGCTCAACCTGGGCCTCCACTTCTCTGATGACCAGCTCGTCCGCAACGGCACGCTCAATGCCTTTGTCAACCAGTTCATCGCCGACGAGACGCTGTGGAAGCAGAAGTTCTTTGCGGCCATGATCAAGATGGGCAACATCGAGCCCAAGACCGGGGCGCAGGGCGAGGTGCGGCTCAACTGCAGCCTCGTCAACccggcctcgtcttcctccgccgggGTGATCGAGATGCCCCTCCCGGACAACGACGGTGAGGTTGCCACCAGCTGATGCATAAAGAGTACGTGAGTGTGACTGCTtgcgtttgtactgtgtttactaaaaaaaaaaaaataataaagtaTGTACACGGAACGTGCGTGAGGCGCGCTTATGTTCTCCACGGGTGCGTGAAAGGCAGAGGCCGCACATTCACAAGGGAACGTACACTACTAGCTTGATTTGCGTGAATAAAATGTTTCTGATTATTTCGTGAACTCtggttggaaaaaaaaatcattgcgTGAATAAGAGTTAAACTGTTGATTGTATATGCACGGTTCATGGACGGAAACGATCTATCTCTAACCGGTGCGTGCATTTGGATCGCAGCACATCACCGGTACTAGTACTCGTACGGCAGTACAGTGGTGATCCATTATTGCCACGTTCGTCGGTTTTCTGCAATTGCCATAAATGGTCCGGTCGGTCTAACTTAACTTGGCAGGAACTGTCTGAACCGCATATGCCGGAGCATATGTGAAGGAATCCGTTCTGCTCGAATCGACCGCGCGCGTGCATGATTGATAACGGAAATATTAGTTTTAAATTGGCTAGCTTATCCTATTTTGTTTAATTGTTTTGAGGGACAAAGACAGTAGGTTAATATTTTGATTAATTTGAAACCGGAACAAATGTATCGTCCAGCGGCTAGCTAGCGTTGATATGCATGGCTAGTGCCGCCCGTGCACGTCATGACTCACCATCCACGAGATCTCGTGGAAATATTGGACGGTTCATGGAATGATTTAAGACTTGTTAGGTCCCCGAATTGCCAGGTTAAAGCTTTAATTCAATGCTGCTTAGGTAGCCCCGGTGTATAGAATTACAATCAACTACTCCATTTAGCGCGCACCGGAATAAACAAACTAATTAAGATCTCCATGTCACGAATACAAACGTTAACACACTGTCGTCCGAGTCACATACGCTACTACAAAACAGTATAAATGTGACGAGTCATCAGTGAGGGACCTTTTGcatccgtcactgatgaccactcatcagtaacgggcccGCAACGCCCGTCACTGGTAAGggatcatcagtaacgggcccACAGAGCCCGTCACTGATAAGGggtcatcagtaacgggcgcggGAGGCCTGTCACTGATGGTTCGAcgtgaaaaataacaaaattcacaaaaacacacatcagtggcgggcctgaAATCTAGAGACatttgaagattgaaaaaatcataactaattcatgaaaaatcaaaaaaatgtgattcttttttctaaagtcttattttttcttgattaACATAATGGAAAAACAATATCAAATGGTAACATTTCAAAAATGACCTATGTAGTACGATCTTGTTATTTCCCATAGTTGAACTTTAGGTTTTTAAGACAAATGACCAaagttttgtccatttctatgatATAGTTCATGATAATATACCCATTTTTTTGCacaaatgtgattcttttcacgacaaacaatatttccaaagaggtttacaattttttggttataaaaaatgatttttcattttccaaatgcaaaaatggggtattttgtgaagcaagtaTACTTAATATGGTTTCAAATAATACCTATCTAATTTCCAAACAAAGTAGAACAATATTGTGAAAGATGTTTACAAATGTTTgtcttaattttattttatttttcaaaatgcaaAAGAATCATATTTAGTCCACCAGTAGCGGTTTTTTGGCCAGGCCGCCACTGATGCTGCTCTGGGCCAATCCATATTGAGGCCCAACTGCCCAAGTGCCCAACCCACCACATTGCTATAAAAAGCAACTAACCTAACCCCCACCTCATTTCTCCAGCTCCCAGCCGCCACcctctccctttctcttttcctGCCATTCTCCCTCCACCGAGCCCtttttctcctctccctctcttctgCTCTTCCACCGAGCGCCTCCCCTCCCCGAGGCCCGAGCGCCTCCCCCACTCGATCTCCACCTCCCCGTTGTGGATCCGACCCGGAGGCCACCAGATCcggcctctcctctcctcccgcgCCGTCCCCCACCCTCGAGCTCCTGCAGCAACGGCCCTGAAGGACCATGGAGCGGCGGTGCTTGGAGGCcttcaccggcgccgccggatccATGCCCCGCCTCCAGCCGCCAGCGCCCAGCGGTCGGATCAGGCGTCCCTCGGCCCAGCACCGGCTGGATCCGGCCTCAACCGCTGACGGCCGCCTGCTGCATGCGCCCCGTCGAGCCGCCCGAGCCCTCCCTTCTCACATCACGGTTCGTCTTTCCCTCTATCTCTTCTCTcggatctctctctctcatgaggcccctttctctccctctatctcctctcggatctctctctctctcataaGGTCCCTTTCTCTCACTCTACTGCAAGTCCTTTCCCCCGTCGGCATCGGCTTCGGCGCCGTCGTTCACCCCCGCATGTGGAGGAGCAGTAGCACGGACGGCCTGgagcaccggcggcgacgcgtgGAAGAGCACTGGTTGCGATTAGTTTGATTTGTTGGTAAcatttgattaatttgtttgatttgtgatTTGGCGAATCAGGCATGTGAcctgtttttttaattgatTGGAACGAtatccggccgccggcgtgaGGATTAGGGATTCGATATATGATTTGCGATCAGGGAACATGAGGGCCGGGAGGGCTATTtctatgttttatttttattttttcaaaaacaacatcagtgtcgtTCATGTTTTgttgcccgtcactgatgtgtTATACATCACTAACGGGCAGGCCGTCCGTCACTAATGCTAAACACATCAGTGACAGGAAGTTAGTGACGGACGGCTCGCTCGTTACTGATATGTTtttttgaccgttactgaAAACCGTTTTTTTAAGCAGTGATATGAGATCATATCGACACCGACCCAACCATCCAACATAAGTACGTACACTTCCACTCCATATTTGAACGAACTAATTGAGGTCGTACTTTTCTCCCCGTCCCGTCGACATGGCCGGGCCATACATAATACGGCAACATATATTGATCCCCCCAGTTAACGTTGGGACTTGGGATCCCCTATAAGTCACCTTTGCTTTCACCAATAGCAGGAGGCCACTCCAGCTGTATGTGTACACCATGCGTTAATGCTCGCTGGATAGTACGTACAGTGACCTAGATAAGGATTCTAAGTTTTTCCATCTGTGGTGGTCCGGTGATGAGTTAATTTTAGGACGTGTCGGCATGACCAGGCAACGTTTGCCTCTTCCAGAGTACAAGTACGTGGACACTCTCATGGTTATTTCATATACTTATTGGAGTATAAGTACGTACGTAGACACACCCATCATTTAGGTTTTCAGGAGCACTGTCGTAGCCGCTGTCACCGGAGATTTTTGGTTCCcctcgcctccggccgccgccttggcGCTGCGAGGTGGAAGAAACCTCAGTTTTTTTAAGATTATCCAGAAGTTTTTGCTTATATCGATTGGTTGGTTCTGATCGGCAACGCCATGATGGAGGGTGCGATGTCGTCACGAATAAAGGTACTTCGGTCTCTTCCTCTGTTGTGGTGGTGCCTCAACGGGCGTTGCTGCGGAGCCAGAATTTTTTAATCCCCGTGGATTTAGTATACCCGATCTTGTGGATCTTGGGTTTGTGTACTCGCAGCACGGATCTGTTGAGTTTTTGTTAGTGTGTCATAatgtttttgttggttttatgTTTTGTAATTTTAGAATACTTCTTTGTCGTTCTGATGAATATCTTGCGGTTCGACGATCTGCACGTTTAGGAGATCAtggcttctcatctttttggatgagcgACTCAAGGGGCTTTTCGAAACCTTTGAAGATAGTCAAGTTCGTGCAGTGATACTAGTAATGATGTTGCTGCTACAGTCTGATTGCTGTCTTTATGTTGAAGTCTCAGCAgaatttcatgttgcaaagtaTGAAATCACGGAGAAAATGTTTTTAAGAAATTTTattgtaattcttaattataGAAGTTACCTTAGAGTTTCTAAAATTTATGATCCAACACATTGTACCTGTAATGGTTCTCttgtttgaataaagttacatgttatttttaaaaaaaagacacacCCATCATTTGAACGTCTGATTGTTCCAAAGCAAAGTGATAAAAcatagggtttttttttctgcaaatgtAACGAGGAGTGAAAGCAAAGTGATGGCATCGAATCATTTGAACGTCTGATTGTTCCAAAGATGACAAGTTCCAAGAACCAGGGCTCAGTCATAGATGAGGTGAGACAGATGGTTAAGCAACGAACATTCCGTCTGGAACTTAGATGTCTCTTTTGCCTTTTTTCCGCacaacacacatgcatgcatggtgcatgGCTCCTCTTTGCACACAAATAAAGACGGTACAGTTGCTGtaaagaataaaataaaaaataaagatgGTACAGTAGTATAATCCAAAGCCAAAGTACatggaaaatatatttatgaAAAGTGAAAAAGGGATGTGATAGCATCTACGTAAAGCAAAGTGGTAGATGCTCTGCTACATGCAATTGGTTCAGTCAATGCATGTAACGTGCCCTGCGGCGTGCTCTGTCAGACGAATCAACATCGCTGATCTATAATGACAACAcaatgagaaaaagaaagaaagatcaaATTGCAACATTAACCTTTTTTGGAACGAAACTTGTATCCATCCCAAAGACCAAAGGATGTTTGCAGTCGCATGTAATCATTTCATGGCACCTCTGTGTGTTCAATGGTGAAGATCGAGAATAAACAGTGGAACTATCGGTATTAGTTGTACTAGAAAGAGACTCGGCAAGCATATCCTTTGTCTTTATACGCTCGAGACTTGTAGTATGATTTTGGATTTTAtctttcacaacataatactttATCTCTATTAGTTTTGTAGCATTACTCGACTTGTTGTTGTGAGTATAAAATACTGCGGGCTGATTATCGCAGTACATCTTTAGTGGTTTGTCGATACAATCCACTACTTTCAAGTCGGGTATAAATTTCTTTAACCATATCGCCTGCCCCGTGGCCTCATAACATGCTATAAATTCTGCATACATCGTGGATGATGCAACTATTGATTGTTCGGAGCTTCTTCACAAAATAGCCCCGCCTGCGAGAGTGAATACATATCCTGACGTGGATTTTATATCATTTTTATCTCCCGCAAAGTCTGCATCTGAATACCCTGTTAATTATCTTTAGGGAATCAGATCTTTTATATGTTATCATGATGTCTTTTGTGCCTTGCACATAACGCAATGCTTTTTTAACCATTTTCCAGTGTTCTATGCCtggattttcttgatatctacCGAGTACCCCAGTGATAAAAGCTAAGTCAGGGCGAGTGCACACTTGTGCATATTGTAGGCTTCCAACAGCCGAAGCATATGAAACTGTTTTCATTTGATCGATCTCATATTGACTTTTGGGACAttgaaattttctgaaattgttGCCCTTGACTATAGGAGCATGTGTGGCATTGCTCGCATGCATGTTGTATTTCTTTAGAGGATCCGACCGGAGCGAGCCACCCGCCGGCAACGGCGAGCCGCGCCGGCGgcttctcctctccccccACTTCCTCCTTCCCTTTTTCCGGCGCACCCGACGGTACTGTCGCCTCCTCGGCCGGCGCCCTCCCCGGCCTCTTGCCGGCATGCGCGTGCACGCGTCGCCGTCAAGCGGCCGGTGGCGGTGCCACTGTCCCGGCGGCGACCGATGACagtgaccggcggcggcctcgagTAAGTctgtttgttttctcttttagGATTagggttttccttttcttgctttctttttctttctcttttctacCCAAGTGGATCTACAACCCTAGTAcgctctgataccattgtTAAATTCTTTCGGATCAACTAGGCGTAAATCCGTTCGAGTATCCTATTTTCTATGAATCGATGTTCTTGAATATGGGGTCgggacagagagagagagaggaagaggagaacgATAGGTACCTTCTCCTTGCGATGACGAGGCCGACAAGGTAGACATCGGGGCGACAGGACGAGAGCGACGGTGAGGGAGATCGACGGCGAACGGCCGAGCTGCTAGCGAGGCTTCTCGTTACTGCTGCGCCGACCTAGATCGGGAGTGTTTTTGGTGAGGTGTGCGGCACTGCCACCAACCTCGTGTTACGTGCCGCCGGcccccacctctttatatagcgCAGTGTAACAAGGGCCcgccaaccatattgggttgggcgcCCCCGATCAGGGCGCTGTAGATCTAAGGGCCCGGtgggccgttgggcccacTTGGGAGGAGATCATCATCCTAACAA
The Brachypodium distachyon strain Bd21 chromosome 2, Brachypodium_distachyon_v3.0, whole genome shotgun sequence genome window above contains:
- the LOC100821101 gene encoding peroxidase 1, with translation MASRSRQLAGLAMLLLPAVLCLQMPAPSRAQLQVGFYNTTCPNAEALVRQAVTAAFANNSGIAAGLIRLHFHDCFVRGCDASVLLTINPGGGTTEKDSPPNNPSLRGFDVIAAAKALVEQSCPRTVSCADILAFAARDSVNLTGTNSFYQVPSGRRDGNISTQDDAINNLPGPNSTADSLITGFARKNLTAEDMVVLSGSHTLGRSHCDAFLFKNRERLASGTVSPAYQALLEALCPPTSGQFTLVTTEIDLSTPVVLDNNYYRLLPLNLGLHFSDDQLVRNGTLNAFVNQFIADETLWKQKFFAAMIKMGNIEPKTGAQGEVRLNCSLVNPASSSSAGVIEMPLPDNDGEVATS